The following proteins are encoded in a genomic region of Acidobacteriota bacterium:
- a CDS encoding sensor domain-containing diguanylate cyclase, whose translation MPAPTLILVDATVPPRGARAGSSKGRLPLERAERRLEDLSRGALAVWLGESRASDRRVRALVRAAAGPCLSVGPERGRGTARRSASLGFAVHLDRSSAADARATLRRLARLKPAGRIPSRDVAGTRSARRFKILSDITRTANSVLEPRRVMEIVMGKAQSLIRSEAWSLLLVDENEQSLTFEMSRGERSADIKEQKVRIGQGIAGWVVQYRRPVIINNVYRDRRFDPRFDMMTGFKTRSILCAPLISRGRIIGVVELINKRRGGFSREDLETLKVLVEPGAIAIENAILYKRSTELSFTDDLTHLFNGRYLDLALRREVKRGRRYQTPVSVIFLDLDGFKKINDSHGHLAGSRALVEVGDVLQASVREIDIVCRYGGDEFTIVLPQTNAAGAAVIAERIRQNIEAQTFLSEMGHEVRLTASFGVSSYPEHGQSREELIQKADRAMYEIKEKEKNGVALAT comes from the coding sequence ATGCCCGCTCCCACTCTCATCCTCGTCGACGCGACCGTCCCCCCGCGGGGCGCGCGCGCCGGCTCGTCGAAGGGGCGCCTTCCACTCGAACGCGCGGAGCGCCGCCTCGAGGATCTCTCCCGCGGCGCGCTGGCCGTCTGGCTCGGCGAAAGCCGCGCGTCGGACCGGCGCGTCCGGGCGCTCGTGCGGGCGGCGGCGGGCCCCTGCCTCTCGGTCGGGCCGGAGCGGGGCCGCGGCACGGCCCGACGCTCCGCGTCGCTCGGCTTCGCGGTGCACCTCGACAGGTCGTCCGCCGCCGACGCGCGCGCGACGCTGCGCCGCCTGGCGCGCCTGAAGCCCGCGGGGCGGATCCCGTCCCGGGACGTCGCGGGTACGAGGAGCGCGCGGCGGTTCAAGATTCTCTCGGACATCACCCGGACCGCGAACTCGGTGCTCGAGCCGCGGCGCGTGATGGAAATCGTCATGGGAAAGGCCCAGTCCCTCATCCGGTCCGAGGCCTGGTCGCTCCTCCTCGTCGACGAGAACGAGCAGAGCCTGACGTTCGAGATGTCGCGCGGGGAGCGGTCGGCCGACATCAAGGAGCAGAAGGTCCGCATCGGGCAGGGCATTGCCGGCTGGGTCGTGCAGTACCGCAGGCCCGTCATCATCAACAACGTCTACCGCGACAGGCGATTCGACCCCCGTTTCGACATGATGACCGGGTTCAAGACGCGCTCCATCCTCTGCGCGCCCCTCATCAGCCGGGGCCGGATCATCGGCGTGGTGGAGCTCATCAACAAGCGCCGGGGGGGGTTCTCGCGGGAGGATCTCGAGACGCTGAAGGTCCTCGTCGAGCCCGGCGCCATCGCCATCGAAAACGCCATCCTGTACAAGCGTTCCACGGAGCTTTCCTTTACGGACGATTTGACGCATCTTTTCAACGGCCGCTACCTCGACCTCGCCCTCCGGAGGGAGGTCAAGCGCGGCAGGCGCTACCAGACCCCGGTGTCGGTGATCTTCCTGGACCTCGACGGCTTCAAGAAGATCAACGACTCCCACGGGCATCTCGCGGGATCGCGGGCGCTCGTGGAGGTCGGCGACGTTCTCCAGGCTTCGGTCCGGGAGATCGACATCGTCTGCAGGTACGGGGGAGACGAGTTCACCATCGTGCTCCCGCAGACCAATGCGGCGGGAGCCGCCGTCATCGCCGAGAGGATCCGGCAGAACATCGAGGCCCAGACGTTCCTCTCCGAGATGGGGCACGAGGTCAGGTTGACCGCCTCCTTCGGGGTGTCGTCGTACCCGGAGCACGGGCAGTCGAGGGAAGAGCTGATTCAGAAGGCCGATCGAGCGATGTACGAGATCAAAGAGAAGGAGAAGAACGGCGTCGCCCTCGCCACGTGA
- a CDS encoding membrane dipeptidase, which translates to MIERFVRGSTALGSVCFIAAALWQSAAGATTKVAVSEEHVREVHRRAIVVDTHADTLWRVLDKGDDIVSSDGKGQVDLPRLLAGGVDGQFFSIWPQPLYGPSGWVKRSLRLIDALHGVVARSGGRMFLATSAADIRRADREGRVAALVGIEGGQAIEDDLGVLRMFYRAGVRYMTLTWSINTSWADSSGDKRVSHGLTGFGEQVVREMNRLGMLVDVSHVSDETFADVLRVTSAPVIASHSSCRAICDAKRNMTDDMLRALAKNGGVVMINYFSAFIDQDFAKAADKAEDGAKETISRIATETLGDPVARENRMWEMYTQLDGAIPPPSIERVLDHIEHVMRVAGPDHVGLGSDFDGITSAPKGLEDVSKLPAITRGLLERGHSDEEVIQVLGGNFLRVFESAEKIAATAPAR; encoded by the coding sequence GTGATCGAGAGATTCGTCAGGGGAAGCACGGCGCTCGGCTCGGTGTGCTTCATCGCGGCCGCGCTCTGGCAGAGCGCCGCGGGCGCCACGACGAAGGTGGCGGTCAGCGAGGAGCACGTCCGAGAGGTCCACCGGCGTGCGATCGTCGTCGACACGCACGCCGACACGCTCTGGCGCGTGCTCGACAAGGGGGACGACATCGTCTCGAGCGACGGGAAGGGGCAGGTCGATCTCCCGCGCCTCCTCGCGGGAGGGGTCGACGGGCAGTTCTTCTCGATCTGGCCGCAGCCCCTGTACGGCCCCTCGGGGTGGGTGAAGCGCAGCCTGAGGCTCATCGACGCGCTGCACGGCGTCGTCGCGAGGAGCGGCGGGAGGATGTTCCTCGCGACGAGCGCCGCGGACATCCGGCGCGCCGACCGGGAGGGGAGGGTCGCGGCGCTGGTCGGCATCGAGGGGGGGCAGGCGATCGAGGACGACCTCGGCGTGCTCCGCATGTTCTATCGCGCGGGGGTCCGCTACATGACGCTCACGTGGTCCATCAACACCTCGTGGGCCGACTCCTCGGGGGACAAGCGGGTCAGCCATGGCCTGACCGGCTTCGGCGAGCAGGTCGTGAGGGAGATGAACCGGCTCGGCATGCTCGTCGACGTCTCGCACGTCTCCGACGAGACGTTCGCCGACGTGCTGCGCGTGACGAGCGCCCCGGTGATCGCGTCGCACTCGTCGTGCCGCGCGATCTGCGACGCGAAGCGCAACATGACCGACGACATGCTGCGCGCCCTCGCGAAGAACGGGGGCGTCGTGATGATCAACTACTTCTCGGCCTTCATCGATCAGGACTTCGCGAAGGCCGCGGACAAGGCCGAGGACGGCGCGAAGGAGACGATCTCGAGGATCGCCACCGAGACGCTCGGCGATCCGGTCGCGCGCGAGAACCGGATGTGGGAGATGTACACGCAGCTCGACGGCGCGATCCCTCCGCCGTCGATCGAGCGCGTGCTCGATCACATCGAGCACGTGATGCGGGTGGCCGGCCCCGATCACGTCGGCCTCGGCTCCGACTTCGACGGCATCACGAGCGCGCCGAAGGGGCTCGAGGACGTCTCGAAGCTGCCGGCGATCACGCGAGGGCTCCTCGAGCGCGGCCACTCCGACGAGGAGGTGATCCAGGTTCTCGGCGGAAATTTCCTGCGCGTGTTCGAGAGCGCCGAAAAGATCGCCGCGACCGCGCCGGCACGTTGA
- a CDS encoding peptidylprolyl isomerase — protein sequence MLGWARKSKGVTKIILGLVVIATVGSLALAMYGLWGGGLAGKEQGAPDWIANVDGEPIPTKAFIKTRGIVENDLRQRFAGQASDDALSAFVDQQALGTVLGQYLTEREATRAGLRVTPAELKDDIVSMPQWQRDGRFIGADQYRKILESARINIAEFEGEREKEIAAEKLRAAVFSLARIDDAEVDRRFRSEVERVDLDYVLLADASFTDAKEPAAADTKSYYESHRADYMTAEARRAGYVLFDREAKAASAQVSDAEINDAYEKGKATTYTHPDQRRASHILFKVPQNATPAQDAEIRAKAAAVLARARGGEDFAALARQSSEDSGSAASGGDLGFFGRNRMVKEFEDAAFSLSVGAVSDLVKTPFGYHIMKVTEARTAGVDPLSEVKDEIRRGLAVAKSQEALRVEAQAFQGKLAAQEASFDKSAAAMGYKVGDTGFFAKGEPAGPLGWTMPSSPSSREGSRPP from the coding sequence ATGCTGGGATGGGCGCGCAAGAGCAAGGGAGTCACGAAGATCATTCTCGGACTGGTCGTCATCGCGACGGTGGGCAGCCTCGCGCTCGCGATGTACGGGCTGTGGGGCGGCGGTCTCGCGGGCAAGGAGCAGGGCGCGCCCGACTGGATCGCCAACGTCGACGGCGAGCCGATTCCCACGAAGGCCTTCATCAAGACGAGGGGAATCGTCGAGAACGATCTGCGCCAGCGGTTCGCGGGCCAGGCCAGCGACGACGCGCTCAGCGCGTTCGTCGACCAGCAGGCGCTCGGGACGGTGCTCGGGCAGTACCTGACCGAGCGGGAGGCGACGCGCGCCGGCCTGCGGGTCACCCCCGCCGAGCTCAAGGACGACATCGTCAGCATGCCCCAGTGGCAGCGCGACGGCAGGTTCATCGGGGCCGATCAGTACCGGAAGATCCTCGAGTCGGCCCGCATCAACATCGCCGAGTTCGAGGGTGAGCGAGAGAAGGAGATCGCCGCCGAGAAGCTGCGCGCCGCCGTCTTCAGCCTCGCGAGAATCGACGACGCCGAGGTGGATCGGCGCTTCCGCTCCGAGGTCGAGAGGGTCGACCTCGACTACGTGCTCCTCGCCGATGCGTCCTTCACCGACGCGAAGGAGCCGGCCGCCGCCGACACGAAGAGCTACTACGAGTCCCACCGCGCGGACTACATGACGGCGGAGGCCCGCCGGGCCGGCTACGTGCTCTTCGACCGCGAGGCGAAGGCCGCGTCGGCGCAGGTGAGCGACGCCGAGATCAACGACGCCTACGAGAAGGGGAAGGCGACGACCTACACGCACCCCGATCAGCGCCGCGCCTCGCACATCCTCTTCAAGGTCCCGCAGAACGCGACCCCCGCGCAGGACGCCGAGATCCGCGCGAAGGCGGCCGCCGTCCTCGCCCGCGCGCGCGGCGGCGAGGATTTCGCGGCGCTCGCGCGCCAGAGCTCGGAGGATTCGGGCTCCGCGGCGTCGGGCGGCGACCTCGGGTTCTTCGGGCGCAACCGGATGGTGAAGGAGTTCGAGGACGCGGCTTTTTCGCTCAGCGTCGGCGCCGTCAGCGATCTCGTGAAGACTCCGTTCGGCTACCACATCATGAAGGTCACGGAGGCCCGGACGGCCGGGGTCGATCCGCTCAGCGAGGTGAAGGACGAGATCCGCCGCGGGCTGGCCGTGGCGAAATCGCAGGAGGCCCTCCGCGTGGAAGCCCAGGCGTTCCAGGGCAAGCTGGCGGCGCAGGAGGCGTCGTTCGACAAGAGCGCGGCCGCGATGGGATACAAGGTGGGCGACACGGGATTCTTCGCGAAGGGCGAGCCCGCCGGACCGCTCGGGTGGACGATGCCCTCTTCGCCCTCAAGCCGGGAGGGTTCTCGGCCCCCGTGA
- the mreC gene encoding rod shape-determining protein MreC — protein MSRRPAVVLVIVLVALFGLMAGQVRGGPLSRVEGLLLRTASPFLRGAHLAVAGTAEAVSAVTGAESPSRVRDLEERIAALELQRQRFEEEGLENARLRALLDLKQSLPVPTVAATVVANSFRSVTKTCLIDRGTGSGVVADMPVINSQGVVGRVWSAGSSLSKVQLLTDASAGIAVLVQRTRVQGVLMGRGDPLLELRYVSTIDDVRTGDLLLTSGLDRIYPRGLPVGVVGEVRAGGGLMRIVTVVPRVDFDRLEELLVLTRVNPDQGQGEIQP, from the coding sequence ATGAGTCGCCGGCCCGCCGTCGTCCTCGTCATCGTCCTGGTCGCTCTCTTCGGGCTCATGGCCGGACAGGTGCGGGGAGGACCTCTCTCGAGGGTCGAAGGGCTGCTCCTGCGCACGGCCTCGCCCTTCCTCAGGGGGGCGCACCTGGCCGTCGCGGGGACCGCCGAGGCGGTCAGCGCCGTGACGGGCGCCGAGAGCCCGAGCCGCGTGCGCGATCTCGAGGAGCGGATCGCCGCGCTCGAGCTGCAGCGGCAGCGCTTCGAGGAGGAGGGGCTCGAGAACGCGAGGCTTCGGGCCCTCCTCGATCTGAAGCAGAGCCTGCCGGTCCCCACGGTCGCGGCCACCGTCGTCGCCAACTCCTTCCGCTCGGTCACGAAGACGTGCCTCATCGACCGCGGCACCGGCTCGGGCGTCGTCGCCGACATGCCGGTCATCAACTCGCAGGGGGTGGTCGGCCGCGTGTGGTCCGCCGGGTCGAGCCTGTCGAAGGTGCAGCTGCTGACCGACGCTTCGGCGGGCATCGCCGTGCTCGTGCAGCGCACCCGCGTGCAGGGGGTGCTGATGGGCAGGGGGGATCCCCTCCTCGAGCTCCGCTACGTCTCCACGATCGACGACGTGCGCACGGGCGATCTCCTCCTCACGTCGGGACTCGACCGGATCTACCCCCGCGGTCTCCCGGTCGGCGTCGTCGGCGAGGTCCGGGCGGGGGGAGGGCTCATGCGGATCGTGACGGTCGTCCCCAGGGTCGATTTCGACAGGCTCGAGGAACTCCTCGTGCTCACGCGCGTCAACCCCGACCAGGGCCAGGGAGAAATCCAGCCGTGA
- a CDS encoding FecR domain-containing protein — protein MAVRRGGDRPAVLLDWFTVSYRSIVGGSIALILLLSAVGGALYYQFVYRNSPRARASTSITQAEGLLEKASAGEATKESEPLKQNAERLLGEARRQFDATNFEDAAKSAEQSQMSSQRVIALAHGETSRAAQFYKIEGDVKVKRSRELIWAPAAKGMTLSVGDQIKTDSRSAAQIIYFNGTITTVTPGSLLEIKELYENPTTRVQQVRERLHEGRVSSSTQDPPTKGSFHEIATQNTVATTEERTEMDVAFDDRQATTRLEVHTGKASVSTPEEGARKIAVEAQERVEVDQKERLSTKVKLPAAPLLNSPVDQRILPLEGGEGGSVQLEWQEVAEAKSYHLQISAHPLFSDSLVDRTLDTTSATLPRAGEGNYYWRVAAIFDDGTEGPMSEARKFKIVPGTLAPSGDVQPPPLEIDDFLTFATQVIVRGKTEPGAQLSVDGAKIDVYDDGTFTSVIPLRKAGHHTLVFVAQDVAGNATRLERVVDVDTY, from the coding sequence ATGGCGGTGAGAAGGGGAGGGGATCGGCCCGCGGTCCTCCTCGACTGGTTCACGGTCAGCTACCGGTCCATCGTGGGCGGATCCATCGCCCTCATCCTGCTGCTGTCGGCGGTCGGCGGCGCCCTCTACTACCAGTTCGTCTACCGCAACAGCCCGCGCGCGCGGGCGTCGACGTCGATCACGCAGGCGGAGGGGCTCCTCGAGAAGGCGTCGGCCGGCGAGGCCACGAAGGAGAGCGAGCCGCTCAAGCAGAACGCGGAGCGGCTTCTCGGCGAGGCCAGGCGCCAGTTCGACGCGACCAACTTCGAGGACGCCGCGAAGTCGGCCGAGCAGTCGCAGATGAGCAGCCAGCGCGTGATCGCGCTCGCCCACGGGGAGACGTCGCGCGCGGCGCAGTTCTACAAGATCGAAGGGGACGTCAAGGTGAAGCGCTCGCGCGAGCTGATCTGGGCTCCCGCCGCCAAGGGGATGACCCTCTCCGTCGGCGACCAGATCAAGACGGACTCGCGTTCCGCGGCCCAAATCATCTACTTCAACGGGACGATCACCACCGTCACGCCCGGCTCGCTCCTCGAGATCAAGGAGCTCTACGAGAACCCGACGACCCGCGTGCAGCAGGTGAGGGAGCGGCTCCACGAGGGGCGCGTCTCGTCGTCGACGCAGGATCCCCCGACCAAGGGATCGTTCCACGAGATCGCCACCCAGAACACGGTCGCCACCACCGAGGAACGCACCGAGATGGACGTTGCGTTCGACGACCGGCAGGCGACGACGCGCCTCGAAGTCCACACCGGGAAGGCCAGCGTCTCCACCCCCGAGGAGGGGGCCCGGAAGATCGCCGTCGAGGCGCAGGAGCGCGTCGAGGTCGATCAGAAGGAGCGGCTCTCGACGAAGGTCAAGCTGCCGGCCGCGCCGCTCCTGAACTCCCCCGTGGATCAGAGGATCCTCCCGCTCGAAGGAGGCGAGGGGGGGTCGGTCCAGCTCGAGTGGCAGGAGGTCGCGGAGGCGAAGAGCTACCATCTCCAGATCTCGGCGCACCCGCTCTTCTCGGACTCGCTCGTGGACAGGACGCTCGACACCACGTCCGCCACGCTGCCGCGCGCCGGCGAGGGGAACTACTACTGGCGGGTCGCGGCCATCTTCGACGACGGGACCGAGGGGCCAATGAGCGAGGCGAGAAAGTTCAAGATAGTCCCCGGGACGCTGGCGCCGTCGGGAGACGTGCAGCCTCCGCCCCTCGAAATCGACGACTTCCTCACCTTTGCGACGCAGGTCATCGTGAGGGGGAAGACCGAGCCGGGCGCCCAGCTCTCCGTGGACGGGGCGAAGATCGACGTCTACGACGACGGCACCTTCACCTCGGTCATCCCCCTGCGCAAGGCGGGACACCACACGCTGGTCTTCGTCGCGCAGGACGTCGCGGGGAACGCCACCCGCCTCGAGCGGGTCGTCGACGTCGACACCTATTGA
- a CDS encoding peptidyl-prolyl cis-trans isomerase, with product MDDALFALKPGGFSAPVTVPQGLAVLSLADVRAPQPSPFETVKGRVEADLRKSRSRAKARTTAAEIVGASGTLSARVEKKKLEVKSLPQINRSQPAPPITEAAKAAAFAATVGSVLGPYDSDDGLLILAVKAKTPATPDQAAADRATLKRRMLDEDRASLYQALLARLEKTSTIDVNEGLLRKRTQG from the coding sequence GTGGACGATGCCCTCTTCGCCCTCAAGCCGGGAGGGTTCTCGGCCCCCGTGACCGTGCCGCAGGGTCTCGCCGTCCTCAGTCTCGCCGATGTCCGCGCTCCGCAGCCCTCGCCCTTCGAGACGGTGAAGGGGCGCGTGGAGGCCGATCTCAGGAAATCGCGATCCCGCGCGAAGGCGAGGACCACCGCCGCCGAGATCGTGGGCGCTTCGGGAACCCTCTCGGCGCGCGTCGAGAAGAAGAAGCTCGAGGTGAAGAGCCTCCCGCAGATCAACCGATCCCAGCCCGCCCCGCCCATCACCGAGGCGGCGAAGGCGGCCGCCTTCGCGGCGACCGTGGGCTCGGTCCTCGGTCCGTACGACTCGGACGACGGCCTGCTAATCCTCGCGGTCAAGGCGAAGACGCCGGCGACGCCGGACCAGGCCGCCGCGGATCGCGCCACGCTCAAGCGGCGGATGCTCGACGAGGATCGCGCGTCGCTCTACCAGGCGCTCCTGGCCCGACTCGAGAAAACGTCGACGATCGACGTCAACGAGGGACTGCTCCGCAAGCGCACGCAGGGCTGA
- the mreD gene encoding rod shape-determining protein MreD codes for MTWVWGGLALLGTLFGQLFVSSLWPSSAIFFDLPLLVVLYYGLDRGPVAALLIGAGVGIVQDSLTGSLLGAASVARGLTGYVVGAAGNRFVLTRPLSQLLVIAGGTLAVRLLDLLTLVVMGRQLVLPPLPELFAGILGNTAVGWTAFQLLRREKAV; via the coding sequence GTGACGTGGGTTTGGGGAGGTCTGGCGCTGCTGGGGACGCTCTTCGGGCAACTCTTCGTCTCGTCGCTCTGGCCCTCGAGCGCCATCTTCTTTGATCTTCCACTGCTCGTGGTCCTATACTATGGCCTCGACCGCGGGCCCGTCGCGGCGCTGCTGATTGGCGCCGGAGTGGGAATCGTGCAGGACAGCCTGACGGGGAGCCTCCTCGGAGCCGCTTCGGTGGCGAGAGGGCTCACGGGCTACGTGGTCGGAGCCGCCGGAAATCGATTCGTCCTCACCAGACCGCTCTCCCAGCTCCTGGTGATCGCCGGCGGGACACTCGCCGTGAGGCTTCTGGACCTTCTGACCCTCGTCGTGATGGGAAGGCAACTCGTCCTTCCGCCCCTCCCTGAACTGTTCGCCGGCATCCTTGGCAACACGGCCGTCGGCTGGACCGCATTCCAACTTCTTCGCAGAGAGAAAGCCGTTTGA
- the mrdA gene encoding penicillin-binding protein 2 — protein sequence MTQNFRHTKGFQEHVEEQTLSARIAVLWWVFAAVLVGFLFAFWYLQVVESDKYRTMAEENRVRHLDVPAPRGALLDRNGQVIVRNRLSFSVVLDREKGRDLTRAFSILSPVMRRTPQEIAGIYYRAAARRFKYEPIVLAEDVDLGTVSYVEARRSELSGVSIGIDDRRYYEGGASGAHLVGYVSEVSASDLSTGRVPDARRGDFVGKAGLERYFDSSLRGRRGYRDVIVNSVGREVGELPSGNLPQPGENIRTSIDLDMQRRLDLSFGDRAGAAVFLNTRTGEILALTSRPGYDSNLFVTGLNRTVWRALIGDPGHPLQNRASQSSYSPGSTFKMIVAAAALEAGVIDPSTTFFCPGQAEFYGRIFHCHEKKGHGAVDLNEAIIKSCDVFFYNVGKRLGIEKISAMARRFGLGSPTGLGLGTEEPGLVPDETWKQRVYHDRWYPSETISVSIGQGPILVTPIQQAIAEAALATDGRLVSPTFRLGGEMGTGSLPEPHGEALSESTLAVIRRAMWGVVHEAGTGTRALIKGFDICGKTGTVQVVAASVGVKNELELPPEQRDHAWFVGFAPYSSPEVAFAILVEHGGHGGDAAAPIAKDVLQIYYDKTRKAPGHPATTEVAVGPAGTATRAL from the coding sequence TTGACCCAGAACTTCCGCCACACGAAAGGCTTCCAGGAGCACGTCGAGGAGCAGACCCTCTCGGCCCGGATCGCCGTCCTGTGGTGGGTCTTCGCGGCCGTCCTCGTCGGCTTCCTCTTCGCGTTCTGGTACCTCCAGGTCGTCGAGAGCGACAAGTACCGGACGATGGCCGAGGAGAACCGGGTCCGGCATCTCGACGTGCCCGCGCCGCGGGGGGCGCTCCTCGACAGGAACGGGCAGGTCATCGTCAGGAACCGCCTCTCGTTCAGCGTCGTGCTCGATCGCGAGAAGGGGCGCGATCTCACCCGGGCCTTCTCGATCCTCTCGCCGGTGATGCGCCGGACCCCCCAGGAGATCGCGGGCATCTACTACCGCGCGGCCGCGCGCCGGTTCAAGTACGAGCCGATCGTCCTCGCCGAGGACGTCGATCTGGGCACCGTGTCCTACGTCGAAGCCCGGCGCTCGGAGCTCTCCGGTGTCTCGATCGGCATCGACGATCGGCGCTACTACGAGGGTGGCGCGAGCGGCGCGCACCTCGTGGGCTACGTGAGCGAGGTGTCCGCGAGCGATCTGTCGACGGGCAGGGTCCCCGACGCGCGGCGCGGCGACTTCGTGGGCAAGGCGGGGCTCGAGCGGTACTTCGACTCGAGCCTCAGGGGCCGGCGCGGGTACCGCGACGTCATCGTGAACAGCGTGGGCCGCGAGGTGGGGGAGCTTCCCTCGGGGAACCTCCCGCAGCCCGGTGAGAACATTCGGACCTCCATCGATCTCGACATGCAGCGCCGCCTCGACCTTTCGTTCGGCGACAGGGCCGGCGCGGCCGTCTTCCTCAACACGCGCACCGGCGAGATCCTCGCCCTCACGTCGCGCCCCGGGTACGACTCCAACCTCTTCGTCACGGGGCTGAACCGGACGGTGTGGCGGGCCCTCATCGGGGATCCGGGGCACCCGCTGCAGAACCGCGCGTCGCAGTCGTCGTACTCACCCGGCTCGACGTTCAAGATGATCGTCGCCGCGGCGGCGCTCGAGGCGGGGGTCATCGACCCCTCGACGACCTTCTTCTGCCCCGGGCAGGCGGAGTTCTACGGGCGCATCTTCCACTGCCACGAGAAGAAGGGGCACGGCGCGGTCGACCTGAACGAGGCGATCATCAAGTCGTGCGACGTCTTCTTCTACAACGTCGGCAAGCGGCTCGGCATCGAGAAGATCTCCGCGATGGCCCGCCGGTTCGGGCTCGGCAGCCCGACGGGACTGGGCCTCGGGACCGAGGAGCCCGGCCTCGTCCCGGACGAGACCTGGAAGCAGCGCGTCTACCACGATCGCTGGTACCCGTCCGAGACGATCTCCGTCTCGATCGGCCAGGGGCCGATCCTCGTGACTCCGATCCAGCAGGCGATCGCCGAGGCGGCGCTGGCCACCGACGGCCGGCTCGTGTCGCCGACCTTCCGGCTCGGCGGCGAGATGGGGACGGGCTCCCTTCCCGAGCCGCACGGGGAGGCGCTCTCGGAGTCGACCCTGGCCGTCATCCGGCGCGCGATGTGGGGCGTCGTCCACGAGGCGGGCACCGGGACGAGGGCTCTCATCAAGGGCTTCGACATCTGCGGCAAGACGGGGACCGTGCAGGTGGTCGCGGCCTCCGTCGGCGTGAAGAACGAGCTGGAGCTCCCGCCCGAGCAGCGCGATCACGCGTGGTTCGTCGGCTTCGCGCCCTACTCATCACCCGAGGTCGCCTTCGCGATCCTCGTGGAGCACGGCGGCCACGGCGGGGACGCCGCGGCGCCGATCGCGAAGGACGTGCTCCAGATCTACTACGACAAGACGCGGAAGGCCCCCGGCCATCCCGCGACGACGGAGGTTGCGGTTGGTCCTGCAGGCACCGCCACGCGGGCGCTTTGA
- a CDS encoding rod shape-determining protein → MGLRSLLSLFSNDLAIDLGTANTLVFAKGKGIVVCEPSIVAVNQKTGKVEAVGKEAKEMLGRTPGNIVAIKPMKDGVIADFEHTEKMLDYFIKKAHNRSLGVHPRIVIGVPSEITQVEKRAVKDSAFRAKATEVYLVEEAMAAAIGAGLPITEPTGNMIIDIGGGTTDVAVISMAGIVYSRTVRVAGNEMDDAIIQYIKRKHNLLIGERTAEEIKIKIGSAYPLDEELSLEIKGRDLVDGIPKTILITDSEIRESLAETVNAIVDAARVALEQTPPELSADIVDRGIVLTGGGALLKNLDKKLREETGLPVSMADDPLSSVVLGTGRMLTDFTLLRKVSID, encoded by the coding sequence ATGGGCTTGAGGTCGCTCCTCAGTTTGTTCTCCAACGATCTGGCCATCGATCTCGGCACCGCGAACACCCTCGTCTTCGCGAAGGGCAAGGGGATCGTCGTCTGCGAGCCGTCGATCGTCGCGGTGAACCAGAAGACGGGAAAGGTCGAGGCGGTCGGCAAGGAGGCCAAGGAGATGCTGGGGCGCACCCCCGGCAACATCGTGGCCATCAAGCCGATGAAGGACGGGGTCATCGCCGACTTCGAGCACACCGAGAAGATGCTGGACTACTTCATCAAGAAGGCGCACAACCGCTCGCTCGGCGTGCACCCGCGCATCGTGATCGGCGTCCCGTCCGAGATCACCCAGGTCGAGAAGCGCGCGGTGAAGGACTCCGCCTTCCGCGCGAAGGCGACCGAGGTGTACCTCGTCGAGGAGGCCATGGCCGCGGCGATCGGCGCGGGGCTCCCCATCACGGAGCCCACCGGCAACATGATCATCGACATCGGCGGCGGGACGACGGACGTCGCGGTCATCTCGATGGCGGGCATCGTCTACTCGCGGACGGTGCGCGTCGCGGGGAACGAGATGGACGACGCGATCATCCAGTACATCAAGCGCAAGCACAACCTGCTGATCGGCGAGCGCACCGCCGAGGAGATCAAGATCAAGATCGGGTCCGCGTATCCGCTCGACGAGGAGCTGAGCCTCGAGATCAAGGGGCGCGATCTCGTCGACGGGATCCCGAAGACGATTCTCATCACCGACTCGGAGATCCGCGAATCGCTCGCCGAGACGGTGAACGCGATCGTCGACGCCGCGCGCGTGGCCCTCGAGCAGACGCCGCCGGAGCTGTCGGCCGACATCGTGGACCGCGGCATCGTCCTCACCGGGGGCGGCGCGCTGCTGAAGAACCTCGACAAGAAGCTCCGGGAGGAGACGGGCCTGCCGGTGTCGATGGCGGACGACCCGCTCTCGTCGGTCGTGCTCGGCACGGGGCGCATGCTCACGGACTTCACGCTGCTGAGAAAGGTCTCGATCGACTAG